One segment of Telopea speciosissima isolate NSW1024214 ecotype Mountain lineage unplaced genomic scaffold, Tspe_v1 Tspe_v1.0980, whole genome shotgun sequence DNA contains the following:
- the LOC122648406 gene encoding disease resistance protein RPV1-like: MVELVVQRVLRELDSTPLDECKHPIGIDSHVDKLLPLLHVGSEDVRFEAICGMGGLGKTTIAKAVYNRIFRSFNGSCFLTDVREEASQGNKGLVSLQKRLLQDIFKRNYGISSVSRGSKLISERLHRENILLILDDVDDHDQLDALAGGIFWFGQGSRVIITTRDDHNLNVHKVKKGIQIYKPEELNFGNSLQLFSLHAFSNNEPPENYKQFSHEVVRYAGGLPLTLEVLGSFLIDKNEEEWEDTLERLKDILDDKVFGKSIKSYDDKVFGKLMISYNKLGDPEKTIFLDVACHFIGWEVEEAISLWEACELQPRLAIKELIQKHLLKIDAYGKLRMHDQLQYMGRRIVLKDSYGDPAKRCRLCSQDEILKVLKKNMGTQMVEGILIDSNFEFEANDVLSCEDFEKMSNLRFLQIYGIDNLGGDFLHLPSTLRWFRWNYCPLKILPAKFYHEEVVHLDLSNSYIKVAWNDAPQNKNKRFQKLKVLILCYSEHLSSPPNFSWFPCLQRLDLRGCRSLLKVPDSICQIVSLKILLLSDCYSITKLPTSIGELKHLAMLCLSGTRLEELPDGVGQLEKLEELDVSGCRTLVKLPTSMGRMRSLHHFYLENTMVGKLPDDFSKLSSLEVLRIGMPEPARYQWEEDDQKHYLRLQLLSISMSGFPQLQELHLVGFMSLSLPDLPSTLTRLQVKYCSPLQKIPDLSNLDRLKELSIEKCKDLIYLPELPLNLTHLTVHSCSSLACLSDLSNLERLKELSIDECIGLKYLPELPLNLTHLTIRSCPSLARLSDLSNLKILRDLDIGNCKNLEEIQGLEGTKSLEQLKAWGCYKITETTRKIHGQGRLLHNVKGMEEDQSIFKTSTKGTVLCKRTSVDDKFCNGSPILCVVFAFRQLASGTRLDRSEIQAGDLVSITLRIDAFIRWREKRTWCCHSIRIEDMELTYRDDIIYIHHFEGFDWFGFPLESKYAIEELSVEIERFGDLEPEHSDIRWTCEVEFCKLLFENEKSRQQMSNQQSSAMMVEDFFRWSQYDNDERVVFQAGNDEEYELSEAYSPERVLRARAKACLDKDDEAAGSGKCNCFGAVKAVWRRKRECYMPRSSKYSFNSHPSFLT, encoded by the exons ATGGTTGAGTTAGTTGTTCAGAGGGTGTTGAGAGAACTAGATAGCACCCCCTTGGATGAATGTAAACACCCtattggaatagattctcaTGTAGATAAACTACTTCCTTTATTACATGTTGGTTCCGAAGATGTACGATTTGAGGCAATATGTGGCATGGGTGGCCTCGGAAAGACAACTATCGCAAAAGCTGTCTATAATCGCATCTTTCGAAGCTTTAATGGGAGTTGCTTTCTTACAGATGTAAGAGAAGAAGCATCACAAGGGAATAAAGGTTTAGTTTCTTTGCAAAAACGACTTCTTCAAGATATCTTCAAAAGGAACTACGGCATAAGCAGTGTTTCTAGAGGGTCAAAATTGATATCAGAAAGACTTCATAGAGAAAATATTCTTCTCATTCTTGATGATGTGGACGATCATGATCAACTTGATGCATTGGCTGGTGGGATCTTTTGGTTTGGTCAAGGAAGTAGGGTCATCATAACAACTAGAGATGATCATAATTTGAATGTACATAAAGTTAAGAAAGGTATTCAAATATACAAGCCTGAAGAACTGAATTTTGGGAATTCTCTTCAACTCTTTAGTTTGCATGCCTTTTCAAATAACGAACCTCCTGAAAATTATAAGCAGTTTTCACATGAAGTCGTACGCTATGCTGGAGGGTTACCCCTAACTCTAGAGGTGTTGGGTTCTTTTCTAATAgacaaaaatgaagaagaatggGAAGACACATTAGAAAGATTGAAAGACATTCTTGATGATAAGGTCTTTGGAAAATCAATAAAAAGCTATGATGACAAGGTCTTTGGAAAGTTGATGATAAGTTACAATAAACTAGGTGATCCTGAGAAAACCATATTTCTTGATGTTGCTTGCCATTTCATTGGATGGGAAGTAGAAGAAGCAATTTCCTTATGGGAAGCCTGTGAGTTGCAACCAAGATTAGCAATAAAAGAACTTATTCAAAAACACCTCCTAAAGATTGATGCTTATGGGAAATTGAGAATGCATGATCAACTTCAATATATGGGCAGGAGAATTGTCTTGAAAGACAGCTATGGGGACCCCGCCAAACGTTGTAGGTTGTGTTCTCAAGATGAGATCTTGAaagtgttaaaaaaaaacatg GGAACTCAAATGGTTGAAGGTATCCTCATTGATTCAAACTTTGAATTTGAAGCCAATGATGTTTTGAGCTGTGAAGACTTTGAGAAGATGTCCAATTTAAGATTTCTCCAAATTTACGGAATTGACAACCTTGGAGGGGACTTTTTGCATCTTCCTTCTACATTAAGATGGTTCCGTTGGAACTATTGCCCTTTGAAAATTCTACCAGCCAAATTTTATCATGAGGAAGTAGTTCATCTTGACTTATCAAATAGTTATATCAAAGTAGCTTGGAATGATGCacctcaaaataaaaataag CGGTTCCAAAAGTTAAAGGTTCTTATTCTCTGTTACTCTGAGCATCTCTCTAGCCCTCCCAACTTTTCATGGTTTCCATGCTTACAAAGATTGGATCTTAGGGGCTGCAGATCACTTTTGAAAGTCCCAGATAGCATTTGTCAGATTGTTTCTctcaaaattcttcttctcaGTGATTGTTACTCAATCACCAAGTTGCCTACGTCTATTGGTGAACTAAAACATTTAGCTATGCTTTGCTTGAGTgggacaagacttgaagaactGCCTGATGGTGTAGGACAGTTAGAGAAGCTTGAGGAATTAGATGTTTCAGGTTGCCGTACACTAGTGAAGCTACCAACATCAATGGGAAGAATGAGGAGTTTGCATCACTTCTATCTAGAAAATACTATGGTTGGGAAATTACCAGATGATTTTTCAAAGCTCTCGAGCTTAGAGGTGTTAAGAATAGGCATGCCTGAGCCTGCACGATATCAGTGGGAGGAAGATGATCAGAAACACTACCTGAGGCTTCAATTACTCTCAATCAGCATGAGTGGTTTTCCTCAGCTTCAGGAGCTACATTTAGTAGGTTTTATGAGCCTCTCTCTACCAGATCTTCCCTCAACTTTAACCCGCCTGCAAGTTAAGTACTGCAGTCCACTGCAGAAAATTCCAGATCTATCAAACCTTGACAGGTTGAAGGAATTATCAATTGAAAAATGCAAAGATCTTATATACCTCCCAGAGCTTCCCTTGAATTTAACCCACCTTACTGTTCATTCTTGCTCATCATTGGCATGTTTATCAGATTTGTCAAACCTTGAAAGGTTGAAGGAATTATCAATTGATGAATGCATAGGTCTTAAATACCTTCCAGAGCTTCCCTTGAATTTAACCCATCTTACTATTCGTTCTTGCCCATCATTGGCAAGATTATCAGATTTATCAAACCTGAAAATTTTGAGGGATTTAGACATTGGAAATTGCAAAAATTTAGAGGAAATTCAGGGCCTTGAAGGAACAAAATCCTTGGAACAGTTGAAAGCATGGGGTTGCTACAAAATAACAGAGACAACGAGGAAGATACATGGGCAG GGAAGACTTTTACATAATGTGAAGGGTATGGAAGAAGATCAATCCATCTTTAAGACCTCTACTAAGGGAACTGTGCTCTGCAAAAGAACTTCTGTTGATGATAAGTTTTGTAATGGGTCACCAATTTTGTGTGTTGTTTTTGCCTTTAGACAGTTAGCATCTGGTACTAGGTTGGATCGATCGGAGATTCAGGCCGGTGATCTAGTATCCATCACTCTTCGAATTGATGCATTCATCCGTTGGAGAGAAAAAAGGACATGGTGTTGCCATTCTATTAGAATTGAGGACATGGAATTAACTTATCGAGATGACATAATCTACATCCACCATTTCGAAGGGTTCGATTGGTTTGGGTTTCCATTGGAAAGCAAATATGCTATTGAGGAACTAAGTGTAGAGATAGAGAGATTCGGGGACTTAGAACCTGAGCACAGTGATATTAGATGGACCTGCGAAGTGGAATTCTGTAAGCTCTTGTTTGAAAACGAAAAGTCACGCCAGCAAATGTCTAACCAACAATCCAGTGCCATGATGGTAGAAGATTTCTTCAGATGGTCACAATATGACAATGATGAGAGAGTGGTTTTTCAAGCTGGCAATGATGAAGAATATGAATTGAGTGAGGCTTATTCGCCAGAGAGGGTGTTGAGGGCTAGAGCGAAAGCTTGTCTTGACAAGGATGATGAGGCAGCTGGCTCAGGGAAATGCAATTGTTTTGGCGCAGTGAAAGCTgtttggaggaggaagagggagtgTTACATGCCACGTAGCTCAAAGTATTCTTTCAattcccatccctcttttttGACGTAG